A part of Phoenix dactylifera cultivar Barhee BC4 chromosome 2, palm_55x_up_171113_PBpolish2nd_filt_p, whole genome shotgun sequence genomic DNA contains:
- the LOC103706201 gene encoding uncharacterized protein LOC103706201 isoform X6 has translation MDRERGRDLKRSGISGGQSSPAKRRQRALSGRISSSAKSTSPLSPFPSEKKVAVLSGTGYVGGGGGGGGGGEEESAMERWKKEKAKAFRWGSGINEGYSRTGDRGGGISGSDEGEQHLSRPPLSRSFGLQSKASEDGNAVGPAVVPRKLRSAMNKRSRLSASPPLPDLKNKLSASPPLPDSRNKCYARNGNHMPCVNGARRCKRNMLNEPVTKAEEEAAETLSALASMIPDGRPVKISEDGGMSEENSHAAATVVSNLEGASPVATNPSFQIEPMAETAKPEPSALEQPAITSGNQEFGPGSNGTVQPGFQRTSPSKNEQAKNAILRDSSNSSNLLEASLYSYCGNRSAQSNALSVHKPEIRPWPFGSASAEHQVRSFKQKADNPTRYVCGEDTSHALQPGLPSSGNGHLAMSSSSKAALWPDSAATGCRTTSNGVSSNGTDLHTGKLPQVSADRRSSWKRCTTHVYISHTIQRYQKTQIKHQFPFLTNRSKAKGGTISGVQDSNKAIGMSSLNSRTAAGNRGSIMESKDESRIQMLSGSSMQQQQAPHHSIMPFPFPHGPSLCPDRLAAMTQQLQLPHQIGNSIYGPYGPQLVVAGGKLQQIWQAHMAQYRPPLGIPAWQTMRLQDPSLLPCAQPPSTFPQPSREMQVGSYQSPSSLQLQELLPIPSSSSLRAKKPHGSGFGTEGAPQLQLLCNAQRM, from the exons ATGGACAGAGAGAGAGGTCGAGATTTGAAGCGGAGCGGCATCTCGGGGGGTCAGTCTTCGCCCGCGAAGCGACGGCAGAGAGCGTTATCTGGACGCATCAGCAGCAGCGCCAAATCCACCTCTCCCCTTTCCCCCTTCCCCTCTG aaaaaaaagttgcaGTTTTGAGTGGTACTGGTTATGttggtggcggaggaggaggtggaggaggaggcgagGAGGAGAGTGCGATGGAGAgatggaagaaagagaaagcCAAGGCGTTCAGGTGGGGCTCAGGCATCAACGAAGGGTACAGCAGGACGGGCGATAGAGGAGGAGGCATCAGTGGTTCTGATGAAGGAGAGCAGCATCTTTCACGCCCGCCGCTTTCTAGGAGTTTTGGACTCCAGTCAAAG GCATCTGAGGATGGCAATGCTGTGGGTCCTGCTGTGGTGCCTAGGAAATTACGTTCAG cgATGAACAAACGCAGCAGGTTATCAGCATCTCCGCCGTTGCCGGATTTGAAGAACAAATTATCAGCATCTCCGCCGTTGCCAGATTCGAGGAACAAATGCTATGCTCGCAATGGTAACCATATGCCCTGTGTTAATGGTGCGAGGAGATGCAAGAGAAACATG CTAAACGAACCAGTTACCAAAGCTGAGGAAGAAGCTGCTGAGACATTGTCTGCATTGGCTAGTATGATTCCTGATGGCAGGCCAGTCAAGATCAGTGAGGATGGCGGAATGTCTGAGGAGAATTCACATGCAGCAGCAACTGTTGTTTCTAATTTAGAAG GCGCCAGCCCTGTAGCCACAAATCCCTCTTTTCAGATAGAGCCAATGGCAGAAACCGCAAAACCTGAGCCTTCTGCTTTGGAGCAGCCTGCTATTACCAGTGGAAACCAGGAGTTCGGTCCAGGATCAAATGGAACAGTTCAACCCGGTTTCCAAAGAACATCTCCATCTAAGAATGAACAGGCAAAGAATGCAATTTTAAGGGATTCTTCAAACTCATCAAATCTCTTGGAAGCTTCTCTTTATTCTTACTGTGGAAACAG ATCAGCACAATCCAATGCCCTTTCGGTGCACAAACCAGAGATTCGTCCTTGGCCA TTTGGATCTGCTTCAGCAGAACACCAAGTGCGGTCCTTCAAGCAGAAAGCTGACAATCCTACACGTTATGTGTGTGGGGAAG ATACAAGTCATGCTCTGCAGCCTGGTTTGCCAAGCAGTGGTAATGGACATTTGGCAAT GTCTTCTTCAAGTAAAGCTGCTCTCTGGCCAGATTCTGCTGCAACTGGTTGTAGAACTACTTCAAACGGAGTTAGCTCCAATGGAACTGACCTTCACACTGGAAAG CTTCCACAGGTGTCAGCTGATAGGCGATCATCATGGAAAAGGTGCACTACTCACGTGTACATAAGCCATACCATTCAGCGCTATCAGAAGACACAAATAAAGCATCAGTTTCCGTTCCTGACAAACCGATCAAAAGCCAAAGGGGGAACAATCTCGGGTGTTCAAGATTCCAATAAAGCAATTGGGATGAGTAGTCTGAACAGCAGGACAGCTGCTGGAAACAGAGGTTCCATAATGGAGAGTAAAGATGAATCTAGAATTCAAATGTTATCAGGTTCCTCTATGCAGCAGCAACAG GCCCCACATCATTCCATTATGCCGTTCCCCTTCCCTCATGGTCCTTCCCTGTGCCCAGACCGGCTTGCAGCCATGACACAACAG CTGCAGCTACCACACCAGATTGGCAACTCAATTTATGGACCTTATGGACCCCAACTTGTTGTTGCTGGAGGCAAGCTACAGCAGATATGGCAAGCGCATATGGCCCAATACAGGCCGCCTCTTGGTATTCCCGCATGGCAGACCATGAGGCTGCAGGACCCATCCCTGCTTCCCTGTGCTCAGCCTCCATCCACATTTCCTCAGCCTTCCAGAGAGATGCAGGTTGGATCCTATCAATCTCCTAGTTCACTGCAGCTACAAGAGCTCTTGCCAATTCCCTCATCATCATCCTTGAGAGCAAAGAAGCCACATGGTAGTGGGTTTGGCACTGAAGGTGCACCTCAACTGCAGCTGCTATGTAATGCCCAGCGCATGTAA
- the LOC103706201 gene encoding uncharacterized protein LOC103706201 isoform X5 yields the protein MDRERGRDLKRSGISGGQSSPAKRRQRALSGRISSSAKSTSPLSPFPSEKKVAVLSGTGYVGGGGGGGGGGEEESAMERWKKEKAKAFRWGSGINEGYSRTGDRGGGISGSDEGEQHLSRPPLSRSFGLQSKASEDGNAVGPAVVPRKLRSAMNKRSRLSASPPLPDLKNKLSASPPLPDSRNKCYARNGNHMPCVNGARRCKRNMLNEPVTKAEEEAAETLSALASMIPDGRPVKISEDGGMSEENSHAAATVVSNLEGASPVATNPSFQIEPMAETAKPEPSALEQPAITSGNQEFGPGSNGTVQPGFQRTSPSKNEQAKNAILRDSSNSSNLLEASLYSYCGNSRSAQSNALSVHKPEIRPWPFGSASAEHQVRSFKQKADNPTRYVCGEDTSHALQPGLPSSGNGHLAMSSSSKAALWPDSAATGCRTTSNGVSSNGTDLHTGKLPQVSADRRSSWKRCTTHVYISHTIQRYQKTQIKHQFPFLTNRSKAKGGTISGVQDSNKAIGMSSLNSRTAAGNRGSIMESKDESRIQMLSGSSMQQQQAPHHSIMPFPFPHGPSLCPDRLAAMTQQLQLPHQIGNSIYGPYGPQLVVAGGKLQQIWQAHMAQYRPPLGIPAWQTMRLQDPSLLPCAQPPSTFPQPSREMQVGSYQSPSSLQLQELLPIPSSSSLRAKKPHGSGFGTEGAPQLQLLCNAQRM from the exons ATGGACAGAGAGAGAGGTCGAGATTTGAAGCGGAGCGGCATCTCGGGGGGTCAGTCTTCGCCCGCGAAGCGACGGCAGAGAGCGTTATCTGGACGCATCAGCAGCAGCGCCAAATCCACCTCTCCCCTTTCCCCCTTCCCCTCTG aaaaaaaagttgcaGTTTTGAGTGGTACTGGTTATGttggtggcggaggaggaggtggaggaggaggcgagGAGGAGAGTGCGATGGAGAgatggaagaaagagaaagcCAAGGCGTTCAGGTGGGGCTCAGGCATCAACGAAGGGTACAGCAGGACGGGCGATAGAGGAGGAGGCATCAGTGGTTCTGATGAAGGAGAGCAGCATCTTTCACGCCCGCCGCTTTCTAGGAGTTTTGGACTCCAGTCAAAG GCATCTGAGGATGGCAATGCTGTGGGTCCTGCTGTGGTGCCTAGGAAATTACGTTCAG cgATGAACAAACGCAGCAGGTTATCAGCATCTCCGCCGTTGCCGGATTTGAAGAACAAATTATCAGCATCTCCGCCGTTGCCAGATTCGAGGAACAAATGCTATGCTCGCAATGGTAACCATATGCCCTGTGTTAATGGTGCGAGGAGATGCAAGAGAAACATG CTAAACGAACCAGTTACCAAAGCTGAGGAAGAAGCTGCTGAGACATTGTCTGCATTGGCTAGTATGATTCCTGATGGCAGGCCAGTCAAGATCAGTGAGGATGGCGGAATGTCTGAGGAGAATTCACATGCAGCAGCAACTGTTGTTTCTAATTTAGAAG GCGCCAGCCCTGTAGCCACAAATCCCTCTTTTCAGATAGAGCCAATGGCAGAAACCGCAAAACCTGAGCCTTCTGCTTTGGAGCAGCCTGCTATTACCAGTGGAAACCAGGAGTTCGGTCCAGGATCAAATGGAACAGTTCAACCCGGTTTCCAAAGAACATCTCCATCTAAGAATGAACAGGCAAAGAATGCAATTTTAAGGGATTCTTCAAACTCATCAAATCTCTTGGAAGCTTCTCTTTATTCTTACTGTGGAAACAG CAGATCAGCACAATCCAATGCCCTTTCGGTGCACAAACCAGAGATTCGTCCTTGGCCA TTTGGATCTGCTTCAGCAGAACACCAAGTGCGGTCCTTCAAGCAGAAAGCTGACAATCCTACACGTTATGTGTGTGGGGAAG ATACAAGTCATGCTCTGCAGCCTGGTTTGCCAAGCAGTGGTAATGGACATTTGGCAAT GTCTTCTTCAAGTAAAGCTGCTCTCTGGCCAGATTCTGCTGCAACTGGTTGTAGAACTACTTCAAACGGAGTTAGCTCCAATGGAACTGACCTTCACACTGGAAAG CTTCCACAGGTGTCAGCTGATAGGCGATCATCATGGAAAAGGTGCACTACTCACGTGTACATAAGCCATACCATTCAGCGCTATCAGAAGACACAAATAAAGCATCAGTTTCCGTTCCTGACAAACCGATCAAAAGCCAAAGGGGGAACAATCTCGGGTGTTCAAGATTCCAATAAAGCAATTGGGATGAGTAGTCTGAACAGCAGGACAGCTGCTGGAAACAGAGGTTCCATAATGGAGAGTAAAGATGAATCTAGAATTCAAATGTTATCAGGTTCCTCTATGCAGCAGCAACAG GCCCCACATCATTCCATTATGCCGTTCCCCTTCCCTCATGGTCCTTCCCTGTGCCCAGACCGGCTTGCAGCCATGACACAACAG CTGCAGCTACCACACCAGATTGGCAACTCAATTTATGGACCTTATGGACCCCAACTTGTTGTTGCTGGAGGCAAGCTACAGCAGATATGGCAAGCGCATATGGCCCAATACAGGCCGCCTCTTGGTATTCCCGCATGGCAGACCATGAGGCTGCAGGACCCATCCCTGCTTCCCTGTGCTCAGCCTCCATCCACATTTCCTCAGCCTTCCAGAGAGATGCAGGTTGGATCCTATCAATCTCCTAGTTCACTGCAGCTACAAGAGCTCTTGCCAATTCCCTCATCATCATCCTTGAGAGCAAAGAAGCCACATGGTAGTGGGTTTGGCACTGAAGGTGCACCTCAACTGCAGCTGCTATGTAATGCCCAGCGCATGTAA
- the LOC103706201 gene encoding uncharacterized protein LOC103706201 isoform X3 yields the protein MDRERGRDLKRSGISGGQSSPAKRRQRALSGRISSSAKSTSPLSPFPSEKVAVLSGTGYVGGGGGGGGGGEEESAMERWKKEKAKAFRWGSGINEGYSRTGDRGGGISGSDEGEQHLSRPPLSRSFGLQSKASEDGNAVGPAVVPRKLRSAMNKRSRLSASPPLPDLKNKLSASPPLPDSRNKCYARNGNHMPCVNGARRCKRNMLNEPVTKAEEEAAETLSALASMIPDGRPVKISEDGGMSEENSHAAATVVSNLEASKEVSTEIFLPGASPVATNPSFQIEPMAETAKPEPSALEQPAITSGNQEFGPGSNGTVQPGFQRTSPSKNEQAKNAILRDSSNSSNLLEASLYSYCGNSRSAQSNALSVHKPEIRPWPFGSASAEHQVRSFKQKADNPTRYVCGEDTSHALQPGLPSSGNGHLAMSSSSKAALWPDSAATGCRTTSNGVSSNGTDLHTGKLPQVSADRRSSWKRCTTHVYISHTIQRYQKTQIKHQFPFLTNRSKAKGGTISGVQDSNKAIGMSSLNSRTAAGNRGSIMESKDESRIQMLSGSSMQQQQAPHHSIMPFPFPHGPSLCPDRLAAMTQQLQLPHQIGNSIYGPYGPQLVVAGGKLQQIWQAHMAQYRPPLGIPAWQTMRLQDPSLLPCAQPPSTFPQPSREMQVGSYQSPSSLQLQELLPIPSSSSLRAKKPHGSGFGTEGAPQLQLLCNAQRM from the exons ATGGACAGAGAGAGAGGTCGAGATTTGAAGCGGAGCGGCATCTCGGGGGGTCAGTCTTCGCCCGCGAAGCGACGGCAGAGAGCGTTATCTGGACGCATCAGCAGCAGCGCCAAATCCACCTCTCCCCTTTCCCCCTTCCCCTCTG aaaaagttgcaGTTTTGAGTGGTACTGGTTATGttggtggcggaggaggaggtggaggaggaggcgagGAGGAGAGTGCGATGGAGAgatggaagaaagagaaagcCAAGGCGTTCAGGTGGGGCTCAGGCATCAACGAAGGGTACAGCAGGACGGGCGATAGAGGAGGAGGCATCAGTGGTTCTGATGAAGGAGAGCAGCATCTTTCACGCCCGCCGCTTTCTAGGAGTTTTGGACTCCAGTCAAAG GCATCTGAGGATGGCAATGCTGTGGGTCCTGCTGTGGTGCCTAGGAAATTACGTTCAG cgATGAACAAACGCAGCAGGTTATCAGCATCTCCGCCGTTGCCGGATTTGAAGAACAAATTATCAGCATCTCCGCCGTTGCCAGATTCGAGGAACAAATGCTATGCTCGCAATGGTAACCATATGCCCTGTGTTAATGGTGCGAGGAGATGCAAGAGAAACATG CTAAACGAACCAGTTACCAAAGCTGAGGAAGAAGCTGCTGAGACATTGTCTGCATTGGCTAGTATGATTCCTGATGGCAGGCCAGTCAAGATCAGTGAGGATGGCGGAATGTCTGAGGAGAATTCACATGCAGCAGCAACTGTTGTTTCTAATTTAGAAG CTTCAAAAGAAGTGAGTACTGAAATTTTTCTTCCAGGCGCCAGCCCTGTAGCCACAAATCCCTCTTTTCAGATAGAGCCAATGGCAGAAACCGCAAAACCTGAGCCTTCTGCTTTGGAGCAGCCTGCTATTACCAGTGGAAACCAGGAGTTCGGTCCAGGATCAAATGGAACAGTTCAACCCGGTTTCCAAAGAACATCTCCATCTAAGAATGAACAGGCAAAGAATGCAATTTTAAGGGATTCTTCAAACTCATCAAATCTCTTGGAAGCTTCTCTTTATTCTTACTGTGGAAACAG CAGATCAGCACAATCCAATGCCCTTTCGGTGCACAAACCAGAGATTCGTCCTTGGCCA TTTGGATCTGCTTCAGCAGAACACCAAGTGCGGTCCTTCAAGCAGAAAGCTGACAATCCTACACGTTATGTGTGTGGGGAAG ATACAAGTCATGCTCTGCAGCCTGGTTTGCCAAGCAGTGGTAATGGACATTTGGCAAT GTCTTCTTCAAGTAAAGCTGCTCTCTGGCCAGATTCTGCTGCAACTGGTTGTAGAACTACTTCAAACGGAGTTAGCTCCAATGGAACTGACCTTCACACTGGAAAG CTTCCACAGGTGTCAGCTGATAGGCGATCATCATGGAAAAGGTGCACTACTCACGTGTACATAAGCCATACCATTCAGCGCTATCAGAAGACACAAATAAAGCATCAGTTTCCGTTCCTGACAAACCGATCAAAAGCCAAAGGGGGAACAATCTCGGGTGTTCAAGATTCCAATAAAGCAATTGGGATGAGTAGTCTGAACAGCAGGACAGCTGCTGGAAACAGAGGTTCCATAATGGAGAGTAAAGATGAATCTAGAATTCAAATGTTATCAGGTTCCTCTATGCAGCAGCAACAG GCCCCACATCATTCCATTATGCCGTTCCCCTTCCCTCATGGTCCTTCCCTGTGCCCAGACCGGCTTGCAGCCATGACACAACAG CTGCAGCTACCACACCAGATTGGCAACTCAATTTATGGACCTTATGGACCCCAACTTGTTGTTGCTGGAGGCAAGCTACAGCAGATATGGCAAGCGCATATGGCCCAATACAGGCCGCCTCTTGGTATTCCCGCATGGCAGACCATGAGGCTGCAGGACCCATCCCTGCTTCCCTGTGCTCAGCCTCCATCCACATTTCCTCAGCCTTCCAGAGAGATGCAGGTTGGATCCTATCAATCTCCTAGTTCACTGCAGCTACAAGAGCTCTTGCCAATTCCCTCATCATCATCCTTGAGAGCAAAGAAGCCACATGGTAGTGGGTTTGGCACTGAAGGTGCACCTCAACTGCAGCTGCTATGTAATGCCCAGCGCATGTAA